One segment of Syngnathus typhle isolate RoL2023-S1 ecotype Sweden linkage group LG9, RoL_Styp_1.0, whole genome shotgun sequence DNA contains the following:
- the LOC133160236 gene encoding high-affinity choline transporter 1-like translates to MTIHVEGIVAIVLFYLVILFVGIWAAWKNKNSGVSDGRDRSETIMVGGRDIGLFVGVFTMTATWVGGGYINGTAEYVYLPDYGLAWAQAPFGYALSLVLGGLFFAKPMRSRGYVTMLDPFQQLYGKRMGGLLFIPAVMGEIFWSAAILSALGATLSVIVDININMSVVISALIAIFYTLVGGLYSVAYTDVVQLFCIFVGLWISVPFALSNPAVSDISVTAKEAIHQSPWLGKIEPADKWLWADNFCLLMLGGIPWQVYFQRVLSASSATYAQVLSFLAAFGCLIMAVPSILIGAIGASTDWNQTSYGALPPKDRDESDMILPIVLQHLCPSYISFFGLGAVSAAVMSSADSSILSASSMFARNIYQLAFRQSASDREIVWVMRLTIFVFGALATAMALLTGTVYGLWYLSSDLVYVIVFPQLLSVLFVKGTNTYGSVAAYVFGLLLRIGGGEPYLKLPPFIYYPGWVIQEKIHHLTGDVEYFVQQRFPFKTVSMLASFLANVAFSYLTKYIFESGTLSHKYDFFDAVVSKHSKEIMDKATLVSHDNIILSEMTPVKGALGASLAATFTNREVLSNDEVSSPEEFQGEN, encoded by the exons ATGACCATCCACGTCGAGGGTATCGTGGCTATTGTACTTTTTTATCTGGTGATTCTCTTCGTGGGCATTTGGGCGGCGTGGAAGAACAAGAATTCCGGCGTGAGTGATGGCAGGGACCGGAGCGAGACCATCATGGTCGGTGGCCGGGACATTGGCTTATTTGTGGGTGTATTCACTATGACCG cgaCTTGGGTAGGGGGAGGCTACATCAACGGGACAGCTGAATATGTCTACTTACCCGACTATGGCTTGGCTTGGGCCCAAGCACCCTTTGGCTACGCTCTCAGCCTGGTACTAG GTGGCCTTTTTTTTGCCAAACCGATGCGATCCCGTGGCTATGTCACAATGTTGGATCCTTTCCAACAGCTCTACGGGAAAAGGATGGGGGGTCTGCTTTTCATCCCCGCTGTCATGGGCGAAATCTTCTGGTCCGCAGCCATTTTATCTGCCTTGG GTGCCACTCTCAGTGTGATCGTGGACATAAACATCAACATGTCCGTGGTGATCTCAGCCCTGATTGCTATCTTCTACACTCTTGTGGGAGGACTCTACTCAGTTGCTTACACAGATGTAGTGCAACTCTTCTGCATCTTTGTGGGTTTG TGGATCAGTGTGCCTTTTGCGTTGTCCAATCCTGCTGTGTCAGACATCAGTGTGACAGCCAAGGAGGCCATCCACCAGTCACCCTGGCTGGGGAAAATTGAGCCAGCAGACAAATGGCTCTGGGCAGATAATTTCTGTTTGCTG ATGTTGGGCGGGATCCCCTGGCAAGTCTATTTTCAACGGGTTCTTTCTGCTTCTTCCGCTACCTACGCCCAGGTCCTTTCCTTCCTCGCTGCCTTCGGCTGTTTGATCATGGCAGTTCCCTCGATCCTCATAGGAGCTATCGGGGCATCCACTG ACTGGAATCAGACTTCATATGGGGCCCTACCTCCAAAAGACAGAGACGAATCCGACATGATCCTTCCGATTGTGCTTCAGCACCTCTGCCCGTCTTACATCTCCTTCTTTGGCCTGGGAGCGGTGTCGGCTGCCGTCATGTCATCTGCAGATTCCTCTATTCTATCTGCCAGCTCCATGTTTGCTAGGAACATCTATCAACTTGCTTTTCGACAGTCG GCTTCGGATCGTGAGATTGTCTGGGTGATGCGTCTCACTATCTTCGTTTTCGGAGCCCTCGCCACAGCCATGGCTTTGTTAACCGGAACTGTATACGGCTTGTGGTACCTGAGCTCGGACTTGGTCTATGTCATCGTCTTTCCTCAACTTCTTAGCGTCCTTTTTGTCAAAGGAACGAATACGTACGGCTCGGTGGCCGCCTATGTCTTTGGTCTTTTGCTACGAATCGGCGGAGGCGAACCATATTTAAAACTTCCTCCCTTCATCTATTACCCTGGATGGGTGATCCAGGAGAAGATACACCACCTCACCGGTGATGTCGAGTATTTTGTCCAGCAGAGATTCCCTTTCAAGACAGTATCCATGTTGGCATCCTTTTTAGCAAACGTGGCATTTTCCTACCTGACAAAGTACATCTTCGAAAGTGGTACGCTGTCACATAAGTACGACTTCTTCGATGCTGTGGTCTCCAAACACAGCAAGGAGATCATGGACAAAGCCACACTGGTGAGCCATGATAATATCATCCTATCGGAGATGACGCCCGTCAAAGGAGCACTGGGTGCCTCCCTCGCAGCCACCTTCACCAACAGAGAGGTCCTGAGCAATGACGAAGTGTCAAGTCCTGAGGAGTTTCAAGGTGAAAATTAA
- the LOC133160196 gene encoding claudin-14-like has protein sequence MASTAVQLLGFFLSLLGFVGTVAATVLPHWRSSAYVGSNIITATAYMKGLWMECVWHSTGIYQCELYRSLLALPQDMQAARALMVLSCVTSILAIVVSVMGMKCTYFAHGSLIKPPLVMSGGICFLCAGLLCLTTVSWTTNDIIVDFYDPFPHNGMKYEIGLAVYLGYASSCLSLCGGLVLCWSSRGERSQRRPQMHRGRSSAPPPPYINNSYPPAPPYNPPEALKGNRASSLWSASNSGYRLNNYV, from the exons ATGGCCAGCACTGCAGTTCAGCTCCTCGGTTTCTTCTTGAGCCTGCTGGGGTTCGTGGGAACTGTAGCCGCCACTGTGCTCCCACACTGGCGCAGCTCAGCCTACGTCGGTTCGAACATCATCACGGCCACCGCTTACATGAAAGGCCTGTGGATGGAATGTGTCTGGCACAGCACGGGCATTTATCAGTGTGAGCTGTACAGATCTTTATTGGCGTTGCCGCAGGACATGCAG GCTGCCCGTGCACTCATGGTGCTCTCCTGTGTCACCTCCATCCTGGCGATTGTGGTTTCTGTGATGGGGATGAAGTGCACCTACTTTGCCCACGGCTCATTAATCAAGCCCCCCCTGGTCATGAGCGGAGGGATATGTTTTCTCTGTGCCGGTTTACTCTGCTTGACCACAGTGTCCTGGACCACTAATGACATCATCGTCGATTTCTATGATCCCTTCCCTCACAACGGCATGAAGTACGAGATCGGCCTGGCGGTGTATCTTGGTTACGCGTCGAGCTGTCTCAGTTTGTGCGGAGGACTGGTACTGTGTTGGAGCAGCAGAGGTGAGCGGTCGCAGAGACGTCCCCAAATGCACAGGGGTCGGTCTtcggctcctcctcctccgtacATCAACAACAGCTACCCGCCGGCTCCTCCGTATAATCCTCCAGAGGCCTTGAAGGGCAATCGCGCATCCTCGCTTTGGTCGGCCTCCAACAGTGGCTACAGACTGAATAATTATGTCTAA
- the LOC133160197 gene encoding ADP-ribosylation factor-like protein 6 isoform X1, translated as MGLLDKLSGWLGLKKKEVNVLCLGLDNSGKTTIINQLKPANRSNFLGPLSEEWKHVSQTPGQDIVPTIGFNIEKFKSSSLSFTVFDMSGQSKYRNLWEHYYKESHAIIFVIDSSDKLRMVVAKEELDTLLNHGDICSKKVPVLFFANKMDLRDAMSSVKVSQMLCLENIKDKPWHICASNAIEGDGLQEGMEWLQGGPQRAAMFLTGDERTASDGGQALLTDADTCHSAKTDVGIVSASSLRT; from the exons ATGGGGCTGCTGGATAAACTGTCAGGCTGGCTGGGCCTGAAGAAGAAGGAAGTCAATGTTTTATGTTTGGGACTGGACAACAGCGGCAAAACTACCATCATCAACCAATTGAAACCAGCTAAT CGTTCGAATTTCTTAGGGCCATTATCAGAAGAGTGGAAACATGTTAGTCAG ACACCGGGACAAGACATAGTTCCAACAATTGGCTTCAACATTGAAAAGTTCAAGAGTTCAAG CCTTTCCTTCACAGTATTCGACATGTCTGGCCAAAGCAAATACAGAAATCTGTGGGAGCACTATTATAA AGAAAGCCACGCCATCATTTTTGTTATAGATAGCAGTGACAAATTGAGAATGGTTGTTGCCAAAGAGGAGCTCGATACCCTTCTCAACCACGGAG ATATTTGCAGCAAAAAAGTACCCGTGTTATTCTTCGCAAACAAGATGGATCTCCGTGACGCCATGTCGTCTGTCAAGGTTTCCCAGATGTTGTGTTTGGAGAATATCAAAGACAAACCTTGGCACATCTG TGCTAGCAATGCTATCGAAGGAGATGGCCTGCAGGAGGGGATGGAATGGCTCCAAG GTGGACCACAAAGGGCAGCGATGTTCTTAACAGGAGATGAGAGAACAGCTTCTGATGGAGGCCAAGCTCTAC TTACAGATGCAGACACCTGCCACTCAGCAAAGACTGATGTCGGAATAGTTTCAGCTTCTTCACTTCGCACTTGA
- the LOC133160195 gene encoding F-box only protein 47-like yields MPRVKARRYSRPSWNYRQVAVKTRSQMMDSRNLFQKLPLEVFHLILDKLSVLELSVFSLASKNMNGYVMDYISTMTLRGKTMHQNLHKTYCPEQECFGKHFRDLGILFKRCTMLLPTKERLKCILQKFSQVPCFLWETCSAPNCIGLSRYGTFLQTIIAGWDEIECQRVFHFLCEVTNLLNKIETVTTIRKPGLKCYEELELRYFCRKVLLDLSMNQSDCQFWLLQLLKPWPMVSQAHLLLILYGPQLSEGPIIWQDLVERELPQDALWELASSLLLLFNKPKLKDWTMQTTLAIFEEIVAIPQPWHVENVARLLVVCGNNFCYTVLASRAQSGFIRDIAKLIVYIILVCEKDGYEIGWVVHLVQQLHKSLGSEVQRIAFVHHLENTFSEIIVDLLYMYDEGNRLDNGNFFTATFLLLEASARFHAKILHLLLK; encoded by the exons ATGCCGAGAGTAAAAGCAAGAAGGTACAGTCGGCCGAGTTGGAATTACCGTCAGGTCGCCGTCAAGACTCGCAGTCAGATGATGGACAGCAGAAACCTCTTCCAAAAACTTCCATTAGAGGTTTTTCATCTGATTCTAGACAAGCTCTCTG TGCTGGAGTTGAGTGTGTTCAGCTTAGCTTCCAAGAACATGAATGGGTATGTGATGGACTACATAAGCACCATGACATTGAGGGGCAAAACCATGCACCAAAACCTTCATAAGACCTATTGCCCTGAGCAGGAATGTTTCGGTAAACATTTCAGAGACCTAG GTATATTGTTCAAACGGTGCACCATGTTACTACCTACAAAGGAGAGGCTGAAATGTATCCTGCAAAAGTTTTCACAG gttCCTTGTTTCTTGTGGGAGACTTGCTCAGCACCGAATTGCATTGGTTTATCCAGATATGGAACTTTTCTGCAG ACCATAATTGCAGGGTGGGATGAGATTGAGTGCCAAAGAGTGTTCCACTTCCTGTGTGAAGTCACCAATTTGCTGAATAAAATCGAGACAGTCACTACTATCAGGAAACCTG GCCTGAAATGCTATGAAGAGCTGGAGCTCCGCTACTTCTGTCGCAAGGTTTTGTTAGACTTGTCTATGAACCAGTCAGACTGTCAATTTTGGCTCCTGCAACTCCTGAAGCCCTGGCCCATGGTCAGCCAGGCACACTTACTCTTAATCCTCTATGGGCCACAGCTATCTGAAG GCCCCATCATTTGGCAGGATCTGGTGGAACGGGAGCTGCCTCAGGATGCTCTGTGGGAGCTGGCCAGCAGCCTTCTTTTGCTCTTCAACAAACCCAAACTGAAAGACTGGACTATGCAAACAACTCTAGCAATCtttgaggagatcgttg CCATTCCTCAGCCATGGCACGTGGAGAACGTTGCCCGTCTCTTGGTGGTGTGTGGCAATAACTTCTGCTACACCGTCTTGGCAAGCAGGGCCCAATCTGGATTTATCAGAGACATTGCCAAACTGATTGTCTACATTATTCTG GTGTGTGAAAAGGATGGCTATGAAATAGGCTGGGTGGTACATTTGGTACAGCAGCTTCACAAAAGCCTCGGCTCAGAAGTCCAAAGGATCGCCTTCGTCCACCATCTCGAGAACACGTTCTCAGAGATTATCGTTGATTTACTTTACATGTATGATGAGG GAAACCGTCTTGACAACGGCAACTTTTTCACAGCTACGTTTCTCCTTCTGGAGGCCAGTGCTCGATTCCATGCAAAAATCCTCCATTTGTTGCTTAAATAG
- the LOC133160197 gene encoding ADP-ribosylation factor-like protein 6 isoform X2, with protein MGLLDKLSGWLGLKKKEVNVLCLGLDNSGKTTIINQLKPANRSNFLGPLSEEWKHVSQTPGQDIVPTIGFNIEKFKSSSLSFTVFDMSGQSKYRNLWEHYYKESHAIIFVIDSSDKLRMVVAKEELDTLLNHGDICSKKVPVLFFANKMDLRDAMSSVKVSQMLCLENIKDKPWHICASNAIEGDGLQEGMEWLQEQIAQSYQNHDQVNE; from the exons ATGGGGCTGCTGGATAAACTGTCAGGCTGGCTGGGCCTGAAGAAGAAGGAAGTCAATGTTTTATGTTTGGGACTGGACAACAGCGGCAAAACTACCATCATCAACCAATTGAAACCAGCTAAT CGTTCGAATTTCTTAGGGCCATTATCAGAAGAGTGGAAACATGTTAGTCAG ACACCGGGACAAGACATAGTTCCAACAATTGGCTTCAACATTGAAAAGTTCAAGAGTTCAAG CCTTTCCTTCACAGTATTCGACATGTCTGGCCAAAGCAAATACAGAAATCTGTGGGAGCACTATTATAA AGAAAGCCACGCCATCATTTTTGTTATAGATAGCAGTGACAAATTGAGAATGGTTGTTGCCAAAGAGGAGCTCGATACCCTTCTCAACCACGGAG ATATTTGCAGCAAAAAAGTACCCGTGTTATTCTTCGCAAACAAGATGGATCTCCGTGACGCCATGTCGTCTGTCAAGGTTTCCCAGATGTTGTGTTTGGAGAATATCAAAGACAAACCTTGGCACATCTG TGCTAGCAATGCTATCGAAGGAGATGGCCTGCAGGAGGGGATGGAATGGCTCCAAG AACAAATTGCACA GTCATATCAAAACCATGACcaagtgaatgaatga